The Alnus glutinosa chromosome 3, dhAlnGlut1.1, whole genome shotgun sequence nucleotide sequence TTTGTGTACGCTGGTTGGGAGGGGAGTGCGCACGACGCACGAATTTTTACCATGTGTGTGAATGATCTAACACTACGCTTTCCAACCCCTAAAGAAGGTAATAGACGACACAAATACTTCATATGTAACATTTAAGAATCCCCGTTATTGTACTTTggataattacaaattgatattTGTACGTGATGTGCAAGTTCATTCTACTTGGTTGATTCGGGATATAGTTGCTATCGGGGGTTTTTACCGCCGTATCGACGTGAGCGCTATCATTTGGCGACATTTCAAGATGGCCAAGAACTTCCTAGGAATTTGAGGGAGCTATTCAACTATAGGCACTCGTCTCTCCGGACTGTCGTGGAACGAGCTTTTGCGGTGTTAAAGAACCGGTTTCCAATTTTAGATAAAATGCCGCCATACAAGCTACGATACCAACGCCTATTTGTAATTGCGTGCTGCACTTTGCATAACTTTATTAGGAAATATAACGGGATGACAGATCCATTGTTTCGGAAGGCTTTGCTGAAACTGAACCCCTgggttgatgttgatgatcGGCAGGAATTGGGATTGGCGGAAAACGTTGCGAACGACCGGACCAATCAGATGGTAGTGCTGTTTATATGGGGAAAGTGAGGGATGCAATGGCTTTAAGTATGTGGAGTCACGTTTAAGCCATTCTCCATTATTGGGTTGTATTTGTGGGGATGATGTTTCTAAAAATCCCATGCTTTTAGAATTCACTTGTAAGTTTCGAATGAAGAGTATGCTCATTTCAGACCATatgtatttttcttataaaattcaGTCTATGGCTTCTACTCCCTTTGTCTCCTATAATTCTTgcaatatatttcatttttagaaGAGTTTACTCTATATATAAATACACGAACTTGGTAATTATGGCATCACCCCGCTATGAAGCAAACCCAAAATGTACAAGGGCATATTCACCAACAATGGTTGAATTTCGAGTAGTATGCGTTAGACAAATTTAATAAGTGTTATgagagtttttatttaatttcttaaactcTCATCGCACTTGTAATTacttaatatattaaaattgcttaattttttatttatcatgaTTCGACACCATCTAAACAAACTGagtgatgaaattgaaaaatattgaaagataaatatattaaataggtGCTAGACAAATTTAATAAGTGTTAGgagagtttttatttaatttctcgAACTCTCATCGCACTTGTAATTACTTTCTGAAATTAAAattgcttaattttttattttgaatggtTCGACACCATCTAAACAAACTGAGTGATGAAATTGACAaatattgaaagataaatatattaaataggtGATAGACAAATTTAATAAGTGTTAGgagagtttttatttaatttcttaaactcTCATCGCACTTGTAATTACtttctaaaattaaaattgcttttctttttattttgaatgattCGACACCATCTAAACAAACTGAGATGAAATTGACAaatattgaaagataaatatattaaatagcaTATATAAAGTTCATAGAATTGTTTACAAAAATGGCGACAATTCTAAAAAGACAAGTTAACTTCATACAGGAAACTAGTACAGCCAAACTTCTTAAAATAATTGTCATTTTAACATCAACTTGGTACTGCTAGGTCCACTAAAACCACTAAATTAAAAGGCTAAAACCAATATTACTACTAACAACGCAACCCTTAACATATTCCCATTATTTTGACTGGACCGTAACTCCCGCAGAAGTTGGTCACAATGTTCACGGCACTTTCGTTCAATAAGTTCTTCAACTCTAACGTTATCAGCATGCATTCTGTCCTCCATTTGTTGCAGGTATTCCATTAACCTCTTTTCGCAACTAGTAATATCCTTATCAGCCCACTCGAAGAAATCACAATCACCGAGTTTCTAGATGATATGAAAAAGGCGAAAGGGTCATAGGCTACTAACAACAAAATATAAGCACTCATCGTTAAAAGGGGAATTATCTTGTAGTTAATACAGCCGTACCACTTTCTACCGGGATTGGTCTCGGTCCTAGAGTTCCTTAGACGTGCAGGAATTCCACAGCGACATAACGGGGGACCACTTGACAGATCACTTGTTGTAGACATTTACACGTGTCTACATTGAGAAGCAAATAACGTGACAATattataacattattcataaTTATGTTCAACATAAGCAAATGctgaattaaatttatttcaacaGAAATATGACTAATATGAGAAACTGAGAAACTGATCATGATGCCTAATATGAGAAACTGAACATGctgaaaaatatacataataatTGTGTACTAAAGCAATAACCAACTTTCCacaaaaatcaatggaatttTCAAGATAAAAAAGGAGGACCAAATTGTGTACTAAAGCAATAACCAATATTTCTCTGTGAACACCAAGCTCAAGAATGTTTCCCCAGTACAACCTATCTCAAACTTCAATCTTTCAAGAACACAAAGTCTACTTGTCTCTCCATGTTCAACATCTTGGCCTCAcatttcatttctttccttccaagtGTTCCTTCAATTCATATTCACAATCAAAACTCCCAGTTTTCTTTCAAGACTTTTCCACTCTATCTCATCTGAAacacaccattttttttttttctcataacgTTCATTATGGAGGTGAGGTAATTGCCATTATACCCagcctaaaaaaacaaaaaatgaaaaatgaaaaaaatattgctAATAAATAACATATAAATTATGTTACAGGATCCTAACTTATAACAATCAAAGTCATAAAAGCCTCTCTTAGATTAGAATCAGTCTGACATTTTTCATACAATTGGTAAAACAACGAACATGTAAGCAACAATCTCTGTTCCATTCACAACATCAAAAGTCAAACAATTCATGTCAGTCAACCAACGTCCCAAACTCacaaaaaacattagataaTCACACCGACGCGCACATACACGAATCCAAGAAAACCTTTTCATATCCTTTCCTTTAAACTGTATGATGGCGGTTTGGAAAATACCAGAGAAGAAGAGGGGTGATGAGTTATGTGATGCAATAGTGGTGGCGATCAGACGGCCTTGACGGGAGCGGAGGAAGCTGAAGAAGCAACGGGGGCCGTTGGATCGGCGAGGCTTCCTTGAAAATCGGAGGTGGGGAGGGGCGCGAATGTTGGAGGAAATGTCGTCGTCGGGGTCGTAGTTGGGGTTGAGAGAGTGGTCGATGGCGTTGCGCCCCTGCTCCAGGCAGGGCTTGCAGGCGATCTCGATGGCGATCCAGCTCAGCACCACCCCCGCTATTGCAATCACTGCGCTCGTAATCGCCAAGGAATGAAGAGGGGTTGATGGCGTGATGGGTTGATGGCCTGCACAGAGAGAAGAACGAAAGGGAAAAGGTGAGAAGAGGGGATGGGCGTAGAGTTGAAAGGCGCACGTTAGTTGTGCTGATTGGAAATGGTTTCTGCTGAAGCTGAATTTTCTGGGCGGGAGGACCAAAGCTTCAACGGGAGGAAAATTCAAAGAAGAGCAGCTGGTTTGTCTGAGAGTGGCAGATGTTTGTCTCCAACGGTCACTGTTGGTGATGGGAAAAAGGCAATGGGTGAAAAAGGCAATTGGTTACCAAACACGTCCATAGTGTGATGGCTTGCTTCACCATGAAGCTCTTTGCGTCTGTTACCTGCGCAGACCTGCGTGACCAGGATTCCAGGAACTCACGGTAGTGGTATGTGCATAGCCATAGCCAATTGCATCAAAGTTGAAGAATGAATATAGAATACAACACAAAACGTACCGTTTAACTTAAAAgtttacaaaacactaaaaatgacGTGAACACATGTAGAAAACTAGGCCCATGCAGAACGTGCAGCCTATGTATGTTCCATTTCTCTCCACAAACCACGTCATGCACCTTTTGTCCACTTCGAAGAGGCTGTTTGAATACTTCATGTCCTTGAGCCAAAAGCTGGCCGTGGCCAGCATCCTCGGCTAGAGCTCCACTCCCGCCTCACCGCTTATAGTTGTTTCCTTGTCACGAAGCCACAAACCCCTTAACACAAACTCCACCACAAACACCAAAGTGAAGCAAGCCATCATCAGAAACCCCCACAAAACCTTCACCCACTGCCACCAACCCCTATGGTTCCCTCCCTCATTGTTCCTCCGGCTCCCAAGAGACCCTATCCTGGGTAGCGCGTCCGCATCATCCTTCATCCTGTAGCACGCCAAGAGCATCAACATCAGCGAGACCCCATCTCCCAACGCGTGGTGTGGTGAGCCCGAAAGATCGCGCACTTGTGGGCCAGCAAGAGGTGGATCTCCCACAACGGCTTGTTGTAGCTGAGCCCTGAGATGGTTGACAAGTTGGCCAAGCACTGGTTCACCGCGGACTCGTTGTCGTTCTGAACTTCTAGGTCAACACGGGACGGCCAAAAACGATGAAATGGTTGTTCAAGAAATCTATAAAGGGGTGGTCTTGAAGCTCTCACATCTCAAGTTCCATGATTTGAGATTCAATGAGTTCAAAGGGACTGTACCAAAAGAGCTATTCGACAAGCCATTGGACGCCATCTTCATCAACCACAACCGGTTAAAGTTCGATCTTTTCAACAACTTCGGCAACTCCTTGATGTCCGTCATCTTGCTAGCCAACAACAAGTTCCACGGTTGCCTCTATTCCAGCCCCGACAACATGTCCAACCTCAACGAGATTATCATGATGAACAATGGGTTCAGATCCAACAAGATTATCATGGCGAGCCACTAGTATAACTTCTTTGTGTATCTAGTATCGGTGCAAATTGGAAAGAGACCCTCACGACGCACGTGATATTGCTGGACGTCCACGTTGCCAATTCTGGAGAGCAACGTGCATGGTGCTTCCACGTCTCACTTCCATCTTACACGTGTCATCATCTTCCTCGTATACTGTTTTCCATGATCGCCAACAATGCATGAAAAACCCAACATTGTTGATCTTGCTGGCACTGCCGTGTTGGTCGTGAAAGCAAATTAGGACCATCCATTCTCCACTGCTCGTCCAATTCCTTATCCGATAAACCTTTGCTCCTTGATTCTTCTAGAAGTTCTTCGAGTTCCATAAACTGCTTTGTGAGTGTCGTCTCGAGTCCGAGAAACGGGTATTCATCAGTCGTGATGGAAGCCTCCAACAGTTTTAAGCGGAAGGTCATGATCGGTTCGATCGGTTATGTTCTTGAAGACGTTCCTCGTTTGTCTGATTATATTCCTAATCTCCCTGTACGTCGTCGTTTCCTGGAATACATAATTCATTGTTGATTAGCGATGGATGATCAGCCCAACTGAACAAAGGTTTCCCCAAAACCCCATGAGGAAAAATATGTtgattccttcttctttttccttttgaataGTCATGTTGATGATGAACACTCGCAGCTTGGTGGACTTTGTTCATCTTCTACGCATTCATCACTGCAAGATTCGGGAAAATTTGCAACGACATATCCTCCAACTTCACGTTCGCCATTGTTCATCTTCTACGTTGGTTTCATCTTGAATATTATGAACTGAACATTGGCCGGCAGATAATCTCCATCCATTTCATTGATGAAGACCACCTTGAGCCCGGGTAGAAAAACCTGCCAGAGCTGCGAAAAGTATGGACCTGGTTCGATGTACTCCTTGAGCCAGCTCCTTCTGACTGGCTTGGCTTGATTGGGTCGTGGACTCCGCCGGCGAAGAAGCCAAGGTAGGGACGTGAGGGAGTGACGAATTTGTCTAAACTCACCGTTTTGAACAGGGACAATTTTGGAAAGTTTGGCTTCAAGAGGTCACGTGTGGTCCAACGTGGAACAAGTGGATAACATCaggggggtcatctaccaaaaattaaacattggGCGTCAGATTGCCATGAGTGGATACATCAGGGAGTAAAGTGTAatttccccccattttttttactaagagtgacacatgtcatcattttattggtactGCACATAGACATTAAAggaatctgtcaagtgttttgattgcagggactaaattgttattttcgcCTATCCTCATgacctttgaattttttgtatacCGCAGTGAGTGATTTGTATTTTGGCCAATTATAgtgactgattttgcatttatccagggaaaatatatatatatatacacacacacacacttatttttttttcctttttgtttgaaaaatagttttttttagtaatttttaatttttgctttttagaGGATAAGTGTGTtttcgattaaaaaaaaaaaatagcattttttgaACACGGTGGTAGTTTGATGAGTCAACTTAAcacatttgaaaatttaaaaagctcTTCTAAAATCGGTTGTTCAaaaagcttttttatatttaatctttttaattacATAGTTTGGAGTTTTGAGAAATGGTTTATTgagtttaaaaataataaatcactcTATGGTTGGGGATTTTAGGTTTTGACAAAACGTCCCAAAAAGTTCATcaagtttcaaaaataataaattattgaagtaagcaaaaaaataacaaattagtATATGCcgttaaaaaattgatagaattCATTAATATGTCATATCAACTATCAATATGAATCAGGCTGGCTAAAGAAGTAGCCAAACCATCTCATGggcatttgttttttttttattttttgtcatttgagGGCAGACTAGTCGAACCACTCCAAACGGCTATTGGCCAGTTAACCCCATATATATGCTTATAGGGGGTGGTCGAACAACTCCAAAACCGTTAGGGTGGTTCGCCCCTTCccatatttaacatattaatgaactttattaatttttttctttcggtAAAGGctaattttaatcttttatctTATCACAAAAACGTTTCAAAACACAATGAACTATTTCTCAAAACTCAAAGTCATACGAcctaaaaatgcatttatcttttaatttatttatattttagtcAAAGGCAAAATTGTAGACATATGGTATATAATCAGGTAAAacctaggcttggcaattcgggttcatgGGTCGagttcgtgtcaacccggccggcccgattacacaatcgggtcaGACACGAACCCGATCTGATTATTAATTGGTTTGATGTTttaaacccgaacacgacccgggtaacccgttatgaagaagaagaaccgaACTACCGAAGAAGGCAAGAGCCAAGAAGCTTCGTCCGAGACTCCTGAATCGCGACAAtcgtccgaagaagaagaaggatgaagGATCGTCTTCGACTCTTCGTCGTCGTCTTTGTCTGAACCCCAATTCGTACCCACCGCAGAACGGAAGAACCCCAAATTCCCAATTCGCATTGCAGTTACACTGTCATAGGAGAAAACCAAACAGGCAAACAACACAATCCAACGAGAAAAGCAACCCAATCCGGCAATCCCTGTGGTTTCCAAACCCAGATCGCACAGGAAATCGTGTTCACAGCCAACAAGCAATCAAGCACCAAATCTAGGGCTCCCAAGTCGCTGAAACTCAGACGGCGTGAACGGTGAACAAGTCGTTGGGGGCGATGCCGTTTTGGAGGGTTGCGTGGTGGAGCTAGGCTTCGACTTCAAAAGCTGAACTTCGACAGTCTCACGGTCGTGGACTTGTGTCTGCGTGAAGTTTTTGGTAATACACAAACACAAAGAAATATAACCACAAAAGACCCGGCTAGGCTTGGGGCTCCACCGTTTcctgattattttttttttattatctaaCCGTGTTATAATCGTGTcttataaacgggtcataatcgggttgatcCGAACCCGATTACCCAAAACCTAAACCTTGTATtttcgtgtcggattcgcgagtcgtgtcaaaaattgccaatcCTAGTAAAAGCGTAAAAACGTCAATAGCATGAtgtattttcaatttaattaaatagtttcgtataaataggcaaaaaaaaaaaaaaaaaagaaagaaaaaaagaaaaagaaaaagaaaaagaaaaagaaagtttcGTATAAAAGGTAGGATTCCGATTTCCTCCTTCACCAGCCTCAGTAGGGCTTCCTAAAAGTTGGGTTGAAATTTCTCAGTCGTGTCTGACGTGATCTAGCCCGCACAAGCTGTTGTCGAAGCACAAACGTTTGTACGCGTCACTTGTGCGAGTACACGTCCCACGCCGACAACGTGGTACGGGAAAGGTTGGTCTTCGTATGATTTTATTTAGTTCGATGTGTTTTTTGCTCCTATGATTTTACTATTGGCAAAAAGAATGAGGAATTGCTTTTAGTACGTACCACCGATAATCAGTTTTCTTATTTTCAACtttgtgattttttcttttaatccgGTTAACTGTCAATTGATATGAAAATGAACTGTTTGCCTATTTCCATATTGGTGAGTTTTTCTTTCCAGTTATCAATGggtattattattgttattattatatatttgttgaattaAAGGTATGTTCATCTCTATATACCAATTTGCTTACGAGATAATAGGTTTCCATTCCTTTCTAGTGCGCCAATCAGTCTGAATCACTAAACGGGTTCTAACACTCTCTTTCTTCGGAACAGGAATAACCTTGTCTTAGCTTGTTTTGCTATTGAGTCAAAGAGTTGGGGAAAGCGAAGAAAGGTCGTAAATTTGCAGTCATGAAAAAGCTCGTCACCCAAAAAGCCATTAAAaagtaagtaaaaaaaaattatttcatctGCAACTATTTCTTTATGAGTTTATGATTTGCCGTAGTTTCTAGTAATTCTTGTTTCATGTACTGGATTCAGTTACAAACAACAGGTTCTGGACCCAAAGAAGAAAGACAGTAACGAAACAAAGCTCCCAAGAAATGTGTAAGCCTTATTGTATTATTTGTGAATGTGATTTgtcctatttattattttattacatttttttattttgtgtgatTTAGGCCGAAGGTTTCGTCGGCGCTTTTCTTCAATTACAACACCTCGTTGGGACCGCCATATCGGGTTCTAATAGATACCAACTTCATCAATTTCTCAATACAGAATAAAGTGAGTGATTTGTAGTGttcttgttttgattttgttagATTTGATTATAAATGGGTTCggttgaaaaatgcaaagtttgacaAAATCTTACTGTTAGATTATAAAATTCTTAGAATGATATCAAGTACTTTTCAATCTTAGAGCTCATTCTCTGCCTACTTAGACtcagtaatttttgtgttttaatcTGAACTTATGCAATTTCGTCCATTGTTATGTAGTTGGACCTGGAGAAGGGAATGATGGACTGCTTATacgcaaaatgtaagtttggaaTCACTGgtttattaaaatttgtatGAATCATGCACTGCTACTTGTTAGTCATTCCTTTGGTTTTGGTCATTGATTTAGGAATGTTTCTGTGTTGATTATTATCCTAAGTTCAACATAGTTGTGAATGCGGGTTGGGTTTTTAACAGGCGTCGAGTTCCATGTCTTATTGGCAAACGGTTGGTGCTGTGTTAGTTTCTTCTAATAATATCTCTCAAAATATTACTCATGATCGTTTGGATGTCTATATGAATTCTTAGGTAATGGAATgagaatcattttttatttaatctgtTTTTACTGATTCCATTTACCTTTTGGATTGAAGGCACTCCTTGCATCACTGATTGTGTGATGGCAGAGCTTGAGAAGCTAGGTCAGAAATATCGAGTAGCTTTGAGGTATCCTCCCGTGTTGTACTTACTCTGCAAAATTTCCCAATAAATTTTGTGATTGTTGCTCACACTCCTCTCTCTTCTATATTAGTTTGAAGAGGTTTGAGATTGTTGGATGCATGTGTTAGTGTGGTTTGCAGGAATCAGATCAGTTGTGATCTTATCTTATCATCATTATAGTAatgattttcttcttttgtttggatGATGAAATTTATTCAATCAAAAGGAAAGAGTGCAAATTAACTTAGTTTTTAATCCTATTGTCTTTGCAATCAAATTTTTCAACATTGCCTTTTTCTGCTGCCATTGTCATGCATCATATGTGCCAACTAGTGCAATACTGTTATTCTTCTATTAGCATTTTGGATATCCTTGTACATGCTCATGATCAATGATGTTTCAGCTAATGAAAATTACCCCCTCCCCCTCTCTAACAGGATTGCTAAGGATCCTCGCTTTGAAAGACTAATTTGTACTCACAAAGGGACCTATGCTGATGACTGTATTGTTGATAGAGTTACTGAGGTATGTCTGGATTAATTTGATGCGAAGGTTCTTGTGTGTGTTACCCATATTTAGTAGTATTAGTTCAAATTTTCCCATTTTTCCCAAAAGCTTAATCAGTTCCTCAGAATTTTTTAAATCCTCCAAATATATGTGACCCATATGATAAGATGCATTGTTGTACTATCCTTTTTGACAGTGATCCTGTATGTTTATCCATTATCTTTAATAGTGAAACTTGATGTCTTTATTTGTCTTTCTATTGGGTTGTATACGATTCAGAAGTAGCATACAAGATCAAAACTTCTTTAACGATAATTTTCTTGTAAACTAAAGAACCTTCACTGCGAATGTTTGTAATGTCTatccaaaagaaataacaaaaaaagaaaagtgaattATCATAGCCTTTACTGATGCAATAGTGTGAACAGAACATTTTATTGTAACTATCATTAACTGCTTCTTGGAAGGGTTTATTAGACATTAGAGACTTTCGCAACTCAAACCGCCGATATACTTTCCGGCTCACGACAACTCAAATGAGCGGGGCTCTCTATTTGCTTGCAATGCCGGCCGTTCGCCTATAGTTATAAGTAGAAGTAGAGGGTGCCCGTTGCTTTGCTCCACACTtcagaaaaagtaaaaaaaagtatgGATTAAGTAAGAAGTACATAAGTAGCGAGAAAGAAAAACTTGGTTATGGGAACCGAAGGTTAGGCCGACTACTTACTTTAGTATAGCTGCACCTAAAGAAGTTTATTCCTACCACCCTTCCTCTTTCTGTCAATGTTGCCAATTCCCAGATTACTAATAATGTACCTCATGCATACATTGTAATTTGAAACGCAAGTTGCTCCACTATTTTTCGAAGCACAGTACATCCA carries:
- the LOC133863110 gene encoding uncharacterized protein LOC133863110, encoding MVKELGKAKKGRKFAVMKKLVTQKAIKNYKQQVLDPKKKDSNETKLPRNVPKVSSALFFNYNTSLGPPYRVLIDTNFINFSIQNKLDLEKGMMDCLYAKCTPCITDCVMAELEKLGQKYRVALRIAKDPRFERLICTHKGTYADDCIVDRVTEHKCYIVATCDRDLKRRIRKTPGVPIMYITKHKYSIERLPEATIGGAPRY